The proteins below are encoded in one region of Acidithiobacillus ferrooxidans ATCC 23270:
- a CDS encoding DUF6502 family protein: MNGVLKTAVLAILRPLVRYLIGQGWTYGALADTLKMVYVAEASKHYGETDGRTLTDSRVSLLTGIHRKEVRRLRLLLEEHGERPMLRHGANIAAQVVAAWVSMADYADPSGQPKSLPLRSEASPSFEGLARRVKADMRPRAILDELGRVGVAEEKEGVVRLLRHAYISALPEDRVAFLGENVGDHLRSAVHNLEGGEPFLERALYFDALPAAVLEEARPELYRMGERLLREAHQRLNTAESPEGPQRRLRLGVYYYEEDAAAESTEEPAAEDEPHA, translated from the coding sequence ATGAATGGAGTACTGAAAACGGCGGTGTTGGCGATCCTGCGCCCATTGGTCCGGTATCTGATCGGACAGGGGTGGACCTATGGGGCGTTGGCGGACACACTCAAGATGGTGTATGTGGCGGAGGCGAGCAAGCACTATGGGGAGACCGACGGGCGGACACTGACGGACAGTCGGGTCAGCCTGCTGACCGGGATCCACCGTAAGGAAGTCAGGCGGCTGCGGCTTCTGCTGGAGGAGCACGGCGAGCGGCCGATGTTGCGGCACGGGGCCAACATTGCGGCGCAGGTGGTGGCCGCCTGGGTGTCGATGGCGGATTATGCAGACCCTTCCGGGCAACCCAAGTCGCTACCCCTACGCAGCGAGGCGTCCCCGAGCTTTGAGGGACTGGCGCGCCGAGTCAAGGCCGACATGCGCCCACGAGCCATTCTGGATGAATTGGGCCGGGTGGGGGTGGCGGAGGAAAAGGAAGGGGTAGTGCGTCTGTTACGCCATGCCTATATTTCTGCCCTGCCGGAAGACCGGGTAGCCTTTTTGGGGGAGAACGTCGGTGACCACCTGCGCAGCGCGGTACACAACCTGGAAGGGGGGGAACCCTTTCTGGAACGGGCGCTGTATTTCGATGCGCTGCCGGCAGCGGTGCTGGAGGAGGCGCGGCCCGAACTCTACCGGATGGGCGAGCGCTTGTTGCGCGAGGCCCATCAGCGGCTGAATACAGCCGAGTCCCCCGAAGGGCCGCAGCGGCGGCTGCGCCTGGGGGTCTATTACTATGAAGAAGACGCCGCTGCGGAATCGACAGAAGAACCGGCCGCGGAGGACGAGCCGCATGCCTAA